A window from Lachnoanaerobaculum umeaense encodes these proteins:
- a CDS encoding glycoside hydrolase family 172 protein, whose amino-acid sequence MYDLYGSLGNLAILKNRKSRAINAENPTGEKGKGGMASSNLGPSRKGSPCLKDIPSGETVTLADIEGPGIINHIWITVTNKTTEADCFVLSDLIIRIYWDDEKNPSVESPLGDFFCCGFARECVVNSMPIVVVPNRGMNSYFQMPFNKRARITLENQHPNPIPAFFYQIDYCVVDNLPNDIAYFHAQWRRERVTTLGKDYVILDNVKGKGHYIGTYIALTTLERYWWGEGEVKFYIDGDIEYPTICGTGTEDYFGGSWSFAKQINGKTVEQNYSTSYLGYPYYSSHDELIHNDYHNDDCLPMRGFYRWHIQDPICFDEDLMVTIQQIGVGHGGLFERQDDVASVAYWYQTEPHSSFLPLVGREGRRPR is encoded by the coding sequence ATGTACGATTTATACGGAAGTTTAGGAAATTTAGCAATTTTAAAGAACAGAAAAAGTAGAGCAATAAATGCAGAAAATCCTACAGGAGAAAAAGGTAAAGGCGGGATGGCATCAAGCAATCTGGGGCCTTCAAGAAAAGGAAGTCCTTGTTTAAAAGATATACCGAGTGGAGAAACTGTAACACTTGCCGATATAGAGGGTCCGGGTATAATAAATCATATATGGATTACGGTTACAAATAAAACAACAGAAGCGGATTGTTTTGTTTTAAGTGATCTGATTATAAGGATATATTGGGACGATGAGAAAAATCCTTCCGTAGAGAGTCCACTTGGAGATTTCTTTTGTTGTGGATTTGCAAGGGAATGTGTAGTGAATTCAATGCCGATTGTTGTAGTACCAAATAGAGGAATGAACAGTTATTTTCAAATGCCTTTTAATAAAAGAGCAAGAATAACTTTGGAAAACCAGCATCCAAATCCGATACCGGCATTTTTCTATCAGATTGATTATTGTGTTGTAGATAATCTTCCTAACGATATAGCTTATTTTCATGCTCAGTGGAGAAGAGAAAGAGTTACAACTTTAGGTAAAGATTATGTAATATTGGACAATGTAAAAGGAAAGGGACATTATATCGGGACATATATTGCATTGACCACATTGGAAAGATACTGGTGGGGAGAAGGAGAAGTAAAATTTTACATAGACGGAGATATAGAATATCCTACAATTTGCGGTACAGGAACTGAAGATTATTTTGGAGGTTCATGGAGTTTTGCAAAACAGATAAATGGAAAAACAGTTGAACAAAATTATAGCACATCATATTTGGGATATCCGTACTATTCATCACATGATGAATTGATTCATAATGATTATCACAATGATGATTGCTTACCGATGAGAGGGTTCTATAGGTGGCATATACAGGATCCTATATGCTTTGATGAAGATTTAATGGTTACTATACAGCAAATTGGTGTTGGACATGGAGGTCTTTTTGAAAGACAGGATGATGTTGCAAGTGTAGCATATTGGTATCAGACAGAGCCTCATTCATCATTCTTACCTCTTGTAGGAAGAGAAGGTAGGCGTCCAAGATAG
- a CDS encoding carbohydrate ABC transporter permease — protein MSSNTKYKIYKKCISISRWLLFIVVAFLILFPVYWIFISSITPAGELFKKPIDYLPNNPTLDSYKFLIENVGLLSKIGNTVIIVGSTLIISTLLCTMAAYGFSRFNSKWISVAFAFILATLLIPEVVTARPLYEFMKKVGLFDTYQGLIILYVSSVIPFTVLILNNFVGKIPVSLEEAAAIDGANFIQILFYIILPLMKPAIATVCIINFINCLNNFFTPLYYSNGIQVLSVAIVQLPLRDNMYGVPWDLVSAMGWIILLPIILFVAVFEKQIMDGIMAGGVKS, from the coding sequence ATGAGTAGTAATACCAAATATAAAATATATAAAAAGTGTATATCTATAAGCAGATGGTTATTATTTATAGTGGTTGCATTTCTTATCTTATTTCCTGTATATTGGATTTTTATATCATCAATTACTCCTGCAGGAGAATTATTTAAGAAGCCTATAGATTATTTGCCAAATAATCCGACACTTGACAGTTATAAATTTCTTATTGAAAATGTAGGGTTATTAAGTAAAATAGGAAATACAGTAATAATAGTAGGAAGTACATTAATAATAAGCACATTATTATGTACAATGGCAGCTTATGGATTTTCAAGATTTAATTCAAAATGGATAAGTGTAGCGTTTGCATTTATACTTGCAACTTTACTTATACCTGAGGTTGTTACTGCAAGGCCTTTATATGAATTTATGAAAAAGGTTGGATTGTTCGATACATATCAAGGTTTGATAATACTATATGTAAGTTCGGTTATTCCGTTTACAGTTTTGATATTAAACAATTTCGTCGGTAAAATACCTGTTTCACTGGAAGAGGCTGCTGCTATAGATGGAGCAAATTTTATACAAATCTTATTTTATATAATATTGCCTTTGATGAAACCCGCTATTGCCACAGTATGTATTATTAATTTTATAAATTGTTTAAATAATTTTTTTACACCTTTATATTATTCCAACGGAATTCAGGTTTTATCTGTAGCTATAGTTCAACTTCCTTTAAGGGATAATATGTATGGTGTACCATGGGATTTAGTCAGTGCGATGGGATGGATAATACTTTTACCTATAATATTATTTGTTGCTGTTTTTGAAAAGCAGATTATGGATGGAATTATGGCAGGTGGTGTTAAATCTTAA
- a CDS encoding carbohydrate ABC transporter permease, which produces MNISKKSIRYIPIILILPVLLIRGFTTIYPIIITFKNSMYNIKVLSGINEFVGFKNYIEVFKDDKVISSIEFTSIFVVVSMFFHVILGTILALILNLKFRGRRFLRTIVLIPWAMPAVVIGMAAKWGFNNDYGLVNDLIRRFIPEFQFNWLINTGSARSAVIAMDLWKDLPFFAILVLSGLQFISGDIYEAAKVDGANSFQIFFKITLPLIIRNIITLCIPFTLWRLTSFDLVYAMTSGGPGEDTSLIAYRIAMESFTNLNIGYASTLAIMLFILMALFSWFNIRVMNKYSE; this is translated from the coding sequence TTGAACATAAGCAAAAAGTCAATAAGGTATATACCTATAATTTTGATTTTACCTGTACTTTTGATAAGGGGATTTACCACAATTTATCCTATAATTATTACTTTTAAAAATAGTATGTATAATATTAAAGTTCTGTCAGGTATAAACGAGTTTGTAGGATTTAAAAATTATATAGAGGTGTTTAAAGATGATAAAGTAATTTCCTCTATTGAATTTACTTCTATTTTTGTAGTAGTATCAATGTTCTTTCATGTCATATTAGGTACTATACTTGCATTGATACTTAATTTGAAATTCAGAGGTAGGAGATTTTTAAGAACAATAGTACTTATACCTTGGGCTATGCCGGCTGTAGTTATAGGAATGGCGGCAAAATGGGGATTTAATAATGATTATGGATTGGTAAATGATTTAATTAGAAGATTCATACCGGAGTTTCAATTTAATTGGTTAATAAATACCGGATCTGCTCGTAGTGCTGTTATAGCAATGGATTTATGGAAAGATTTACCATTTTTTGCAATACTCGTATTATCAGGACTTCAGTTCATTTCAGGAGATATTTATGAGGCGGCTAAAGTAGACGGAGCAAATTCTTTTCAAATATTCTTTAAAATCACATTACCTTTAATTATAAGGAATATTATTACATTATGCATACCTTTTACATTATGGAGATTAACATCATTTGATTTGGTATATGCAATGACATCAGGAGGGCCGGGAGAAGATACATCATTGATAGCTTATCGTATAGCAATGGAGTCTTTTACAAACTTGAATATAGGGTATGCTTCTACTTTAGCTATCATGCTTTTTATTTTAATGGCTTTATTTAGTTGGTTTAATATAAGAGTTATGAATAAATACAGTGAATGA
- a CDS encoding sensor histidine kinase — MDNFKLGNKSIDLDYISALDNRDSFDEVDKLGLTFLNMQSSINKNMQSILELTLSEEKLKYQLLQSQINPHFLYNILGTIQTCQTIGKIDIANHMISNLTRFYRMSLRKSDEKIKIKDELEISKLYLEMEQLCRQDTLSWTINAEEGIENFLICKFTLQPFLENSILHGYSSEKTNIHININICYGDDEVIITIEDNGCGIPNDKLEQIRYKLSNHIVDYNQHFGICNVNKRISNTDFGNGIVLIESEERKGTKIIIKYAQMEDFS; from the coding sequence ATGGATAATTTTAAACTTGGTAATAAAAGTATTGACTTAGATTATATATCTGCATTAGATAACAGGGACTCTTTTGATGAGGTGGATAAACTTGGACTGACATTTTTAAATATGCAATCATCAATTAATAAAAATATGCAATCTATTTTGGAGCTTACTTTATCCGAAGAAAAGCTTAAGTACCAGCTTCTTCAATCCCAGATAAATCCTCATTTTTTATATAATATTTTGGGAACAATACAAACTTGTCAAACAATAGGAAAAATAGATATAGCCAATCATATGATCAGTAACCTTACTCGTTTTTATAGAATGTCACTTAGAAAATCTGATGAAAAGATAAAAATAAAAGACGAATTGGAAATTTCCAAATTATATCTGGAAATGGAACAACTTTGTCGTCAAGATACACTTAGCTGGACTATAAATGCTGAAGAAGGTATAGAGAACTTTTTAATATGTAAGTTTACATTACAACCTTTTTTGGAGAACTCAATTTTACATGGATACTCATCTGAAAAAACAAATATACATATCAATATAAATATTTGCTATGGAGATGATGAAGTTATTATTACTATAGAGGATAATGGCTGTGGTATTCCAAATGATAAGTTAGAACAAATCCGATATAAATTAAGTAATCATATAGTAGACTATAACCAACATTTCGGTATTTGTAATGTTAATAAAAGAATTTCAAATACTGACTTTGGAAACGGTATTGTCCTGATTGAAAGTGAAGAAAGAAAAGGTACAAAAATTATAATAAAATATGCTCAAATGGAGGATTTCTCTTGA
- the tpiA gene encoding triose-phosphate isomerase encodes MARRKIIAGNWKMNKTPSETTALINELKPLVANDEVDVVFCVPAIDIIPAIEAAKGSNIQIGAENMYYEENGAYTGEIAPNMLTDVGVKYVIIGHSERREYFAETDETVNKKVLKAFEHGITPIICCGETLTQREQGIAIDFIRTQIKIAFQNVSADNASNSVIAYEPIWAIGTGKTATTAQAEEVCKAIRECIKEVYGSDVAEKIRIQYGGSVNAGNAAELFAEADIDGGLVGGASLKPDFGKIVNYK; translated from the coding sequence ATGGCAAGAAGAAAAATTATTGCAGGTAACTGGAAGATGAACAAGACTCCTTCAGAGACAACTGCATTAATCAATGAGTTAAAGCCTTTAGTTGCAAATGACGAAGTAGATGTTGTTTTTTGTGTACCGGCAATTGATATAATACCGGCAATAGAGGCAGCAAAAGGAAGTAATATACAGATTGGTGCAGAGAATATGTACTATGAGGAGAATGGAGCATATACAGGAGAAATCGCACCAAATATGCTTACAGATGTAGGTGTAAAGTATGTTATTATTGGACATTCAGAGAGAAGAGAATACTTTGCAGAAACAGATGAGACTGTAAATAAGAAAGTACTTAAGGCATTTGAGCATGGTATTACACCAATCATATGCTGTGGTGAGACTCTTACACAGAGAGAGCAGGGTATTGCAATAGACTTTATCAGAACACAGATAAAGATTGCATTCCAGAATGTAAGTGCTGATAATGCTTCAAATTCTGTTATTGCTTATGAACCAATCTGGGCAATCGGTACAGGCAAGACTGCTACAACTGCACAGGCTGAGGAAGTTTGTAAGGCTATCAGAGAGTGTATTAAAGAAGTGTATGGAAGTGATGTAGCTGAGAAGATCAGAATTCAGTACGGCGGTTCAGTAAATGCAGGAAATGCTGCAGAGCTTTTTGCAGAAGCTGATATCGACGGTGGACTTGTAGGTGGAGCAAGTCTTAAGCCTGATTTTGGAAAAATAGTAAATTATAAATAA
- a CDS encoding PDC sensor domain-containing protein produces MPIIIYVKNFIFSKYHHRLIFSFLICTILPLILMGSVLYSITHKIAGDSILNSIILADDQLNIRINNRFNQAEKVSNTIQYDMYSLMQKMSDSREDFAIISNVRDNISLLKSTFDFYHIDIFLDDKNIAASEGLFFHPLSDLRKIGLEDIINSNQKWIYKKQYTLPYVIYNTKNTQDVIACFNVLNNQVSGNTEYVYLVLLRTDELSKMLQDSFESVDLTGYIIDKNGTVISHTSKELIGTKINNIDLNINPDNTIVENSSLYYHIVVLDNGWYHITEIPKNYIFKHIYTLLRTFIIIIFLSVPIILLVIFLLQ; encoded by the coding sequence ATGCCTATTATAATATATGTCAAAAATTTTATATTTTCAAAATATCATCATAGATTGATTTTTTCTTTTTTAATTTGTACCATACTGCCTCTTATTTTAATGGGTTCTGTATTGTACAGTATTACACATAAAATTGCCGGTGACAGTATATTAAATTCTATTATACTTGCAGATGATCAACTAAATATAAGAATCAATAACAGATTTAATCAAGCTGAAAAAGTATCTAATACTATTCAATATGATATGTATTCTTTGATGCAAAAAATGTCTGATAGTAGAGAAGATTTTGCAATAATTTCAAATGTTAGAGACAATATTTCTCTACTTAAATCAACTTTTGATTTTTATCATATTGATATTTTTTTAGACGATAAAAATATTGCGGCTTCAGAGGGACTTTTTTTCCATCCTTTATCCGATCTAAGAAAAATAGGCCTTGAAGATATTATAAATTCAAATCAAAAATGGATTTATAAAAAACAGTACACTCTTCCTTATGTTATTTATAACACAAAAAATACTCAAGATGTAATAGCTTGTTTTAATGTATTAAATAATCAAGTTTCAGGTAATACCGAATACGTTTATTTAGTACTCTTACGCACTGATGAGCTTTCAAAAATGCTGCAGGACAGTTTTGAAAGTGTCGATTTAACAGGCTATATAATAGATAAAAATGGGACTGTTATTTCACATACAAGTAAAGAACTCATAGGTACCAAGATAAATAACATTGATTTAAATATAAATCCTGATAATACTATAGTTGAGAACAGCAGCTTATATTATCATATAGTTGTTCTTGACAATGGTTGGTATCATATAACAGAAATTCCGAAAAATTACATTTTTAAGCATATATACACATTACTTAGAACGTTTATTATAATAATATTTTTATCTGTTCCAATAATACTGTTGGTTATTTTTTTACTTCAATAA
- a CDS encoding ABC transporter substrate-binding protein — MYRKIFCILLCIGLILSSCNNYEKNEEKEISNYYEDELNIMHIEADNPDFKNYINDVSRKLNMKINIIPCPDDANNRQAEISTLLLSGNSNIDLISVNDEMVSEFKVKGYIENLDDIMSKNIVESYPKDYVESVAMYKNHFYSVPYLMDIMMFWVNEKYIKYSELEGVKNLDDFSLFVSNDYGTNMYGYGSAWDETYIYNDLSQFINMFDGDYYNWNNDNTKEAVKFLHDMLKHGYTPQNQMIDRYEQMEQKFIDGKYGCVFMYSGAINIFLNSGKYGEDGIHVAELPMFKKMQLI, encoded by the coding sequence TTGTATAGAAAAATTTTTTGTATTTTATTATGTATAGGTTTAATTCTATCTTCTTGTAATAATTATGAGAAGAATGAAGAAAAAGAAATAAGCAACTATTATGAAGATGAATTAAATATTATGCATATAGAAGCTGACAATCCTGATTTTAAAAATTATATTAACGATGTATCAAGAAAATTAAATATGAAAATAAATATAATTCCTTGTCCGGATGATGCAAATAATAGACAGGCGGAAATTTCAACATTACTTTTATCAGGAAATTCAAATATTGATTTGATTTCAGTTAATGATGAGATGGTAAGTGAGTTTAAAGTAAAAGGATATATTGAAAATTTAGATGATATAATGAGTAAAAATATTGTGGAATCATATCCTAAAGATTATGTAGAATCAGTGGCTATGTATAAAAATCATTTTTATTCTGTTCCATACCTTATGGATATTATGATGTTTTGGGTAAATGAAAAATATATAAAATATTCAGAACTCGAAGGAGTTAAAAATTTAGATGATTTTTCATTATTTGTCAGTAATGATTATGGTACAAACATGTATGGATATGGAAGTGCATGGGATGAAACATATATATATAATGATTTATCACAATTTATAAATATGTTTGATGGAGACTACTATAATTGGAATAATGATAATACAAAGGAAGCTGTTAAGTTTTTGCATGATATGCTGAAACATGGCTATACACCTCAAAATCAAATGATAGACAGATACGAACAAATGGAACAAAAATTTATTGACGGCAAGTATGGATGTGTATTTATGTATAGCGGTGCTATAAATATCTTTTTGAATTCAGGAAAGTATGGAGAAGATGGAATACATGTGGCAGAACTTCCTATGTTCAAAAAAATGCAACTAATATAG
- a CDS encoding ABC transporter substrate-binding protein, which yields MNKRIKSVMLSTVLLTGLLAGCGSGTTQSSKNSENGGNSKYDLTLYSINTTDADFDEWLNNVQDATGLKINVIAAPTDSDTRQQKITTILSTGDSSVDILEINDEMSASFKNSGWLDGLNDTVMTDDIRGEFAKGYLEQMITDKEGNVIGVPGYSGYLAFWVNQKIMDNAGITSIDTKEDFKKYMSAASVNGTYGYGGSWEKTYVFNEIAQFVNMFGGDYFDWTRPENKEAIQFLYDMVKNNETPIDQIADKYEQMNPKANDGKYGCWFMWGLGSDYQKAGMLGDDKIHMAMVPSMTDDGNRAIFTDSWSYVLNSASKNKEAAIKFLKYMASEGGMEASYKAFDRYPARRDVAEKVVPDSDPAKEMYTRYASECNVQGRPMLPQTMEFITDMGTIYQSCMKGEISVDDFCKKAQDLVDKYK from the coding sequence ATGAATAAAAGAATAAAAAGCGTAATGTTAAGTACAGTACTTTTAACGGGTCTGTTAGCCGGGTGTGGGTCAGGAACAACTCAGTCAAGCAAAAACTCAGAAAACGGTGGAAATTCCAAATATGATTTGACATTATATAGTATCAATACTACAGATGCCGATTTTGATGAATGGTTAAATAATGTTCAAGATGCTACAGGATTAAAGATTAATGTAATTGCAGCACCTACAGACTCTGACACGAGACAGCAAAAGATTACAACTATACTTTCTACAGGTGATTCAAGTGTAGATATATTGGAAATTAATGATGAAATGAGTGCATCATTTAAAAATTCAGGTTGGCTTGATGGACTTAATGATACAGTTATGACCGATGATATTCGTGGTGAATTTGCAAAGGGATATTTGGAGCAGATGATTACCGATAAAGAAGGAAATGTTATCGGAGTACCCGGATATTCAGGATATTTAGCCTTTTGGGTAAATCAAAAAATAATGGATAATGCCGGAATAACTTCTATAGATACAAAGGAAGATTTTAAAAAATATATGTCAGCCGCTTCAGTAAACGGTACTTATGGGTATGGTGGATCTTGGGAAAAAACATATGTGTTTAATGAAATAGCACAATTTGTAAATATGTTCGGTGGTGATTATTTTGATTGGACAAGACCTGAAAATAAGGAAGCAATACAATTCTTATATGATATGGTAAAAAATAATGAAACACCAATTGATCAAATTGCTGATAAATATGAGCAGATGAATCCAAAGGCAAATGATGGAAAATATGGTTGTTGGTTTATGTGGGGATTGGGATCTGATTATCAGAAAGCAGGTATGCTTGGTGATGATAAGATTCATATGGCTATGGTACCTTCAATGACTGATGACGGTAATAGAGCTATATTTACAGATTCATGGAGTTATGTATTGAATTCTGCATCCAAAAATAAGGAAGCGGCAATAAAGTTTTTAAAGTATATGGCATCTGAGGGTGGAATGGAAGCTTCATATAAAGCTTTTGATCGTTACCCAGCAAGAAGAGATGTTGCCGAGAAGGTAGTTCCTGACAGCGATCCTGCAAAGGAGATGTACACCAGATACGCTTCAGAATGTAATGTACAGGGACGCCCTATGCTTCCGCAAACTATGGAGTTTATCACAGATATGGGAACAATTTACCAGTCTTGTATGAAGGGTGAAATATCAGTAGATGATTTTTGCAAAAAAGCACAGGATTTGGTAGATAAATATAAATAA
- a CDS encoding helix-turn-helix domain-containing protein, protein MKKVVLADDNYIVSEGINLNIDWNELNAEIVLIAKSGQEVLNYIIDNHVDLIITDIEMPNLNGISLSREAIKINPYIKIILISAYDKFEYAKQAVSIGVYDYIEKPIDYDFLYKKIKSSFEIIDREQRNLSIVKESRQLMITKFFQELLYFSTDKTLGYFDKYISYLELDISYSHFNIIKMEIESSSMLEENNGVLTFQTEILNISDVFLSKCKIFDNVYYIQDLNNLIFIIAQNSKTPAHFQYVIHNVISSFIDNYKSPILNINVGIGTIVDSISKLHVSYENACHALKYRFFYPNQSIFDAVEATGKEFSLLSTSDSDDDELIGLLCKKDNSSIEEWLKNFFDDLSTKYKNKNIMFIRIYSLLGKILRFLYEINIDTKDLEERVISVYSRFDTFHTYEQFLLWMRELCNLVCDKLNFSLKSYHEHTYELVDNYIKNNFEDNTLSLNDIAKYANMSPSYLSALYKKNNNQSISDTITSYRIDAAKEYLIKTNLSLKEISIKCGYANQYYFSTSFKKQLGISPSSYREKYSSL, encoded by the coding sequence TTGAAAAAAGTAGTTTTAGCCGATGATAATTATATTGTCTCAGAAGGTATAAATTTAAATATTGACTGGAATGAATTAAATGCAGAAATAGTTTTAATTGCAAAAAGTGGACAGGAAGTACTTAATTATATAATTGATAATCATGTTGATTTAATAATAACTGATATTGAAATGCCGAACTTAAACGGAATCTCTCTAAGCCGTGAGGCTATAAAAATTAATCCATATATTAAAATAATCTTGATTAGTGCATATGATAAATTTGAATATGCAAAACAGGCTGTCAGTATTGGAGTTTACGATTATATTGAAAAGCCTATAGATTATGATTTCTTATATAAAAAGATAAAAAGTTCTTTTGAAATAATAGATAGAGAGCAACGTAATCTGTCTATTGTAAAGGAAAGCAGACAACTTATGATAACCAAATTTTTCCAGGAGTTACTATATTTCTCAACTGATAAAACATTAGGATATTTTGATAAATATATAAGCTATCTGGAATTGGATATAAGTTATTCGCATTTTAATATAATCAAAATGGAAATTGAAAGTTCTTCTATGCTTGAAGAAAATAACGGGGTTTTAACATTTCAAACGGAAATACTAAACATATCGGATGTATTCCTAAGTAAATGTAAAATTTTTGATAATGTCTATTATATACAGGACTTAAATAATTTAATCTTTATAATAGCACAAAACAGTAAAACACCTGCACATTTCCAGTATGTAATCCATAATGTAATTTCATCTTTTATAGATAATTATAAATCTCCAATATTAAATATAAATGTTGGAATTGGTACTATTGTTGATAGTATATCAAAGCTTCATGTATCATATGAAAATGCATGTCATGCTCTAAAATATAGATTTTTTTATCCTAACCAAAGTATATTTGATGCTGTTGAAGCTACCGGTAAAGAATTCAGTTTATTATCCACATCAGATTCAGATGATGATGAACTTATCGGACTGCTATGCAAAAAAGATAATTCATCAATTGAAGAATGGCTTAAAAACTTCTTTGATGATTTATCAACAAAATATAAAAACAAAAATATTATGTTTATACGTATATATTCTCTGCTTGGAAAAATATTGAGATTTCTATATGAAATAAATATTGATACTAAGGACTTGGAAGAAAGAGTAATATCTGTATATAGCCGTTTTGATACATTTCACACATATGAGCAATTTTTATTATGGATGAGAGAACTTTGCAATTTGGTATGTGATAAACTAAATTTTTCTCTAAAATCCTACCATGAACATACATATGAATTGGTAGATAATTATATTAAAAATAATTTTGAGGATAATACTCTCAGTCTGAATGACATAGCAAAATATGCAAATATGAGTCCATCATACTTAAGTGCATTGTATAAAAAAAATAACAACCAAAGTATAAGCGATACTATTACATCATACCGCATTGATGCAGCAAAGGAATATTTAATTAAAACAAACTTATCTTTAAAAGAAATAAGTATTAAATGCGGTTACGCAAACCAATATTATTTCAGCACAAGTTTTAAAAAACAATTAGGCATATCTCCATCCAGCTACAGAGAAAAGTATTCATCATTATAA
- a CDS encoding cell wall-binding protein, which translates to MKKQLFCTLIIFATLSLTSTVFASQGYKKQRYALKDTWMIHNDAWCYVDSEGTVSTGWKNILDHWFYFDNEGKMVTNQWVGDYYIGPNGMMLTDTTTPDGYKVGNDGTRISEKIVLNEPKAASTLEKHAYYKYCTKEQAEQADAVARSIATRVLSDTSLITDFAKIKKASSIIYKEYIINSSCENDENKYYRSPYGVFIAGISTSAGGTRALGRVLDFMGYDWEHANPNTKTYQWCIVNMDNQEGYADAMGYGCGFGIHPYISEDMNSVNKDIANDVY; encoded by the coding sequence ATGAAAAAGCAGCTTTTTTGTACATTGATAATATTTGCTACATTATCTTTAACTTCAACTGTTTTTGCAAGTCAAGGATATAAAAAACAAAGGTATGCATTAAAAGATACTTGGATGATTCATAATGATGCCTGGTGTTATGTGGATTCTGAAGGAACTGTTTCTACAGGATGGAAAAATATTTTAGATCATTGGTTCTACTTTGATAATGAGGGAAAAATGGTTACAAATCAATGGGTTGGTGACTATTACATCGGTCCTAACGGAATGATGTTAACCGATACCACCACTCCTGACGGTTATAAAGTCGGAAATGACGGTACAAGAATTTCTGAAAAAATTGTGCTTAATGAGCCAAAGGCAGCCTCTACACTTGAAAAACATGCCTATTATAAATATTGTACTAAGGAACAGGCCGAGCAGGCTGATGCTGTTGCAAGAAGTATTGCCACAAGAGTTTTATCAGACACCTCGCTTATAACAGATTTTGCAAAAATAAAGAAGGCTTCATCTATTATTTACAAAGAGTATATTATAAATAGTTCATGTGAAAATGATGAAAATAAGTACTACAGAAGTCCTTATGGTGTTTTTATAGCAGGAATAAGTACAAGTGCCGGCGGTACCAGAGCACTAGGAAGGGTTCTTGATTTTATGGGGTATGATTGGGAACATGCCAATCCGAATACAAAAACTTATCAATGGTGTATCGTAAATATGGATAATCAGGAAGGATATGCCGATGCTATGGGATATGGTTGCGGATTTGGAATTCACCCTTATATTTCAGAAGATATGAATTCGGTTAATAAAGATATTGCTAACGATGTATATTAA
- the trhA gene encoding PAQR family membrane homeostasis protein TrhA, whose product MKSKYREKTRFGVLPGTISIKIREPGSALTHFLGLILLWIGAGPLIQRTIEHGSFLTSISMFIFILSTTLLYAASTTYHSVVLDLKKTMIFRKIDHIMISILIAGTYTPVCLTALRGKLGYILLAAIWALAIGGIILKIFYISCSKWLSSLIYLIMGWLCIFALKPIFKALPLTGFLWLLFGGIAYTLGALIYALKLKTFNEKHIYFGSHEIFHVFIMIGTFCHYMLLFSTLSFY is encoded by the coding sequence ATGAAATCAAAGTATAGAGAAAAGACAAGATTCGGTGTACTTCCGGGAACTATATCAATAAAAATACGAGAACCTGGCTCAGCACTTACTCACTTTTTGGGGCTTATTCTATTATGGATAGGTGCAGGTCCACTTATTCAAAGAACTATAGAACATGGCAGCTTTTTAACTTCAATATCTATGTTTATTTTTATCCTGTCAACTACATTATTGTATGCGGCAAGTACAACATATCATTCTGTAGTTTTAGACCTTAAAAAGACAATGATTTTCCGTAAAATAGACCATATAATGATTTCTATACTTATCGCCGGAACATATACACCTGTATGCCTTACCGCTCTTAGAGGAAAACTTGGATATATATTACTAGCTGCAATATGGGCACTTGCTATTGGAGGGATTATTCTGAAAATATTCTATATAAGTTGTTCTAAGTGGCTGTCATCTCTAATTTATCTCATTATGGGATGGCTTTGTATATTTGCACTAAAGCCTATATTCAAGGCTTTGCCTCTTACCGGATTTTTATGGCTTTTGTTTGGAGGTATTGCTTACACACTTGGTGCTTTAATATATGCACTTAAATTGAAGACTTTTAATGAAAAACATATTTATTTCGGATCACATGAGATTTTTCATGTTTTCATTATGATTGGAACATTTTGCCATTATATGTTGCTTTTTAGTACATTGTCTTTTTATTAA